TCTTAACCTGCATTCAAATGCATCCTGGCAGCCGCAGGAAAGACATCTTGAAGCTTCTTCTTTTGCTTGCTCTTCAGAAAACACCAGTTCAGCCTCTTCAAAGCTCTTAACTCTTTGAGTAACCGGAAGAATCGGTGTTTCATTACGCGGGCGGCTTCTAATACCTTCAAAATTGGCCTGGTCAACTACTTTTAATTTCCCTTTTGTTATATTAAAAGGTTTTGCGTCCTTTATAACAGCCCCATCAGTCAGATAGCTATGAATAGACAAGGCGGCCTCACGTCCGTCAGCACTTGCCTGAATAACCGTTCTTGGGCCTCTTAAAAGATCTCCGCCTAAAAACAGATACGGAATACATGACTGAAGGGTGTTTGTATCCGTTTCAGGAATCCCTTTTCTCGTAAAAGCGGCTTCTTTAAGTTCGGTATCTTCTTTTAAGAATTGCACATCCGAAAATTGTCCGATGGATATAATAGCCTGATCGGCTTCAAGAATTGTTTCAGAACCTTCAATAGGAACAGGTCTGGGACGTCCACTGCTGTCTGCGGCTTTTAATTCATTTTTAAGATATTCAACACCGGAAAAAGCCCCGTCTTTGGAAATAATTCTTGTCGGAGTAGCCAGTATATGTATCTTTACGCCTTCTTCTTCAGCATCATGAATTTCCTGCGGGTTAGCCGGCATTTCTGCTTTTGTCCGCCGATAAAGCATTATAACTTCTTCTGCTCCCATGCGAAGGCAGCTTCGGGCAGCATCCATACCTGTATTCCCATTGCCGATTACTACCACCTTTTTACCAACTGGCGGCGGATCACCGGAAGCGGTTCGAATCAGAAATTCTATGGCGGACATGACTCCCCGCATCTCTTCTCCGGGAATTCCAAGTTTATAAGAATTCCATGCTCCTATGGCTAAAAATATCGCATCATAACCTTCGCTTTTAAGCGATGCCAGGGTAAAATCTTTTCCGAATTTCCTGTTTGTATTAACCGCTACGCCAAGATCCAAAATTTCCTGTATTTCCTGATCAAGCACAGCCTTTGGAAGACGATATTCAGGAATACCGTATCTCAGCATACCGCCAAGCTTGGGCATGGCATCATATATGGTAGCAGCGTGGCCTTTAAGGCGCAGATAATAAGCTGCGGCAAGGCCTGCCGGTCCGCCTCCTATTATGGCTACCTTTTTACCTGTATCGGGAGGTGGTGCAGGTGTTACCCTGATTCCGCGCTCGGCAGCATAATCGGCCGCATACCTTTTAAGATCCTTTATGTTGATAGCTTTTTCAACACGATTGCGGCGGCATTCTAACTCACAAGGATGCGGACACACTCTTCCGAGTGTTGCTGCAAAAGGAGTCTTTTCTTTTACCAGCCGAAGAGCTTCTATAGGATCGCCTCTTTCAATATGAGCAACATAACCCTGGATATCCAGATGTCCGGGACAAGTCATATGACATGGCGCCACACAATCTCCGTAATGCTGCTCCAGCATTAACGTTAAAAGTCCTTTGCGTGTTTCTAAAACAAGAGGAGAATCCGTATGAACCACCATTGCTTCTTTAACCATTGTAGAACAGGAAGCAATAAGTTTGTTTTCGCCTTCCACTTCAACAACACAGATCCGGCAGGCTTCTTCAGGTTTTAACAATGGATTGTGACAAAGTGTTGGAATAAAAATCCCTTCCTGAACAGCTGCCTGCAATATGGTGTTCCCGGATTCCGTTTCAACAGTTTGACCATTAATAGTAAGAGATACTTTTGACATATATCACTCCGCTATATGCATTTATGTTATTGTTTGGAGCTTTCCATAATTAAGAAACTGGAAATACCCCTGCTTTTCTATATGAAAATTTCATTATTAAACGGAAACATATGACAAGAATGGCATAAATAAGTCAAGAAAAAATATAGTTTTTTTTAATATTCATGAAACCATCCACAATGTATATCCATTTTCCCTCAGGACGATTAAAGCATTAAAACAGCAAACATTACAAACAGCTATCAGATATCATATTTACAGTATCAATATATTCAATCCATATGGTACTTAGAATCAATATTATATATTTGACCGCTTATAAGCTCGCCTTTATCTTAAGCAGAAATTTTATAGGAATAAACCTCATAATCTTACCGCTATTTTAAACAATCTAGTATTTAACAATCCAGGGAGAAAAAATGAAAAAATTTTGTGCCGTATTATTGTTTGTTTTTTTATTGATTACATTACCGGCTTTTGCAGGTATTCCTTCGGGAAATCTCACCTTTACAATAACTCCTTCTATTACGGATGGAAACAAGGATGTAAAACTGTGGGCGCCATACCCAATGAGTGACGAATTTCAAACTATCACCAACATGAAAATTGCAGGAAATTATCAGGAATCCGCTATCTATCGCGATCCTGTTTCCGAAGCTGTATATTTATATGCCGCCTGGACTAAACCTGTAGACAAACCCTTGTGTGTTATGAGTTTTCACATCAGCCAAAAAGACCGGAAAAATGCCAACCTGAAAGATTCCGGCAAAAAATATCCTGAACTTGTTTTAAAATATCTTGAATCTACAGATGAAATTCCGGCCAATGACCCTGAGATGAAAAAAATTGCTCAAAAAACTATTAAAGGCAAAAAAGGCACCCTTGAAAAAGCAAAAGCTATTTACGACTGGGTTGTACAAAACACCTTCAGAGATCCTGATGTAAAAGGCTGCGGCCTTGGATTACCCCACAGAACCATTGAACAATGTAAAGGCGGGGGAAAATGTGCTGATATAAGCGCTGTTTTTGTAACTTTAGCCCGTGCAGCCGGTATTCCGGCAAGAGATGTTTACGGCCTTCGCCTGGCTTTACCCAAAGATGGAGATGTTACAAGCAGCTTTCATTGCTGGGCTGAATTTTATCTTCCCGGCACAGGCTGGGTAATGGTTGACCCTGCAGATGTAAGAAAAATGATACTGGTACACAAACTTGAACTCAATGATGCTATGGATTGGTACAAGTTTTTCTGGGGCGGAGATGATCTTTTCAGACTAGTTCTTGAAAATAATTCAAGAGGCGTTTCGCTTTACAAAGCAGAGCAGAAAATCAGCTATTTCATGTATCCGGCAGCCCAGGTAGACGGCAAAATGCTTAATTATTTTGATGCCGCAGGATTCAGTTATAAAGTGGAATATATTGGCGACAAATAACAAACGCGTTTATCATGTGCCAACCCTGTGATATCAACGAATTCTACCTTATATTGAGAGTACTTTATCATGGAAAACAGAAGAGCATTTATAAAAAACGGCCTTATGGTTTGCCTGGGAGCAAGTGGTGTCTTGTTTGGAACAAAAGCCTACTCCTTTCCATCTGCCGCAGGAGCCAGATGGGGCATGATCATAGACAGTACACGCTGCACCGGCTGCCAGTCATGCATGGTAGCCTGCAAGCTTCAGAATAATACAGCACAAAATGAATTTAACACAAAGATTAAGGATACGGAAACAGGAATCTGGCCTGATGCACGGATAAGCTTCAAAACCACATTGTGTGTTCACTGCAGCGACCCGCCATGCGTCAAAGCCTGCAAGGCAGGCGCAGCATTTATGCATGAATCCGGTTTGGTATTAACCGATTGGAACCTGTGTGACGGAAACGGGGCATGCATTGATGCCTGCCCTTATGATGCGCGATTTCATGACAACCGCTTTTCGGATAAGACAGACAAATGCGATTTGTGCATAAACCGGCTTGCGCAGGGATTAAGTCCGGCCTGTGTTGAAAACTGCTCTCCCGGAGCACGAATCTTCGGCAGGTTTGACAAGCCTGAAGGTGAATTTGGAAAATATCTGAAACATATTGAAAAGCAAATGTCAAAAAAATCACGCAAGACATCCGTGATCTATCATAGCATGGAAAAGGAGGGGCAAGGATCATGAGCAGTAAAAATGATGACAACACAAAAGTAATCAGCAGGCGCACTCTGATCAAAACGGGTCTGGCTGCCACAGCTGTTCTTTCCTGTGATACGGCTATTGCCGAAAGCCCCAAAACAATTGATCCCAGAGAGTTGCAGAAAACACCTGAAACACGATTATCACCAAATACAAAAACCGTTCATTCCGTTTGCCTGGCCTGTAATGCCCGCTGCGGTGTTCGCGGAGTAATTCAGGACGGCAAGCTGGTCAATATTTCCGGCAACCCTTACCATCCTTATAATATGCAGTTTGATCCCATTTCTTATGACACACAATTGGCCGATGCTTTGAAAATAAGCAGCCCGGTTTGCGGAAAGTCGCTTGATACGCCCGGATATATATACAACCCCTATAGAATATTATCCCCGCTTAAACGCTTTGGCCCAAGAGGATCGAAAAAATTCGAACCGGTTTCCTGGGATACCTTAATACGTGAAGTTTCCGATGGAGGAAGGCTTTTTGCACATTTAGGAGAAAACCGGCAGGTTCCGGGTATAAAGGATCTTCTTTCCGATGAACCCATACAAAGTGATGATCCTTCCTTAGGTCCCAAAAGAAACGGTCTGGTTTTTCTTACAGGCAGGCTTCAAAGCGGAAGAAAAGAGTTTATCGACCGTTTTGTTAAAAGCAGTGTGGGATCTAAAAACCGCATCGGCCATACGGACATATGCGGTCTGGGCTTTCGCATGGGTAATTTTGCCTTAAGCGGTGAAAAAGAAGTGGAACTTAAAGCCGATCCAAAAAACGCCGATTACATACTTGTTTTTGGGGCCAATATATATGAAGCATTACAACCTGGAATCAATACTTACGGTGCAATAGTGGCCCGCAGACAGTCAGGAGGCAAACTCTCCTTTTCTATCGTAGATCCCAGAGCTACACGGGCATCGGTTCACGCAAAAGACTGGCTTCCTGTAAAACCCGGAAAAGACGGGGCACTTGCCATGGGCATAATCCGTTACATGATGGAACATGACAGGGTAAACAAATTTTATTTAAGCGCTCCTAATGAAACGGAAGTAAAGAAAAGGGGGTTTGGTGTGCTTTCAAACGCAAGTCATCTTGTAATCTGTGATCCAACCCATCCGGATGACAGCGCTTTTTTGCGCATGAAGCATATAGATCCGTCGCTTGGTGATGTTAAAGGCAATGAAAAAGTTGTGTTTGAAGAAAACAGCCGGAATACGGCTTCAGCTCAGTACATCCGGCAGGCAAACCTTGATGCAGAAGGAGTAATAAAGGATTATTTTGGAAACAGCGTCCGCGTAAAAACCGCCTACCGTCTATTAAAAGAAGAGGCTTTTGCACATTCTCTTTCTGAGTATGCAAAGTTTTCCGGTGTTTTAAAAACACAAATTCAAAGAGTTGCCCATGAATTTTCTTCTCACGGCACCAGAGCTGCGGTGACCCAGTATCACGGGGCAGGAAACTATGTTAACGGCACATACGCCGCTTATGCTATTGCATCATTAAATGCCCTTGTCGGCAGTGTAAACATGAAAGGTGGTTATCTTAAAGGCGGAGGAGGTTGCGGAAGCCCGGTTAAAGGCATATACGATCTTAAATCATTTCCAAACAGTGTGAAAAACAAAGGGGTGGCTATATCCAGGGAAAAGGCGGTATATGAAAAATCCGCCGAGTATCAGAGCAAAAAAAGGGCGACAGGATCAGGCTATCCTGCCAAACGCCCCTGGTTTGCTTTTACCAAGGGGGGGCTTTGTGTAGAAGCTTTAAGCGGAATTGATCAGCAATACCCCTACCCTGCCCGGGTTCTTTTTACTTATCTTTTTAATCCGGTTTACTCCATACCGGGAGGTTATCGCTTTAAAGAGACACTGGCCGATACGGATAAAGTACCGCTTCATATCTCTTTGGATATTGCTATAAACGAATCCAACATATATGCCGACTATATAATACCGGATTTAAGCTTTGCCGAAGGACATTACGGCTGGCTTACTCCTCATGCTCCTGGTTTGTCCTTTACAGGTATACGAAGCCCCATGATTGAACCCATAAACCACAAAACGCCTGACGGCAGACCTATATGCACGGAAACGCTTTTAATTGATCTTGCCAAATATATGAATCTTCCCGGTTTCGGTCAGGGAGCAATCCACGGAAAAGACGGGAAAAGCTATGATCTTAACCGGGCCGAGGATTTTTATTTAAGAGCTTTTGCAAATATAGCAGACAACGCAAAAATCCCAAAAGCCGATCAGTCTGAAATCTCTTATGTTGAATCGGCTTATCTGCTTGCAAAATATAAAAATATACTTCCTGAAGAACAATGGCACAGCGTGTGTCATATGCTTGCAAGAGGCGGTGTATTCAAACCCTATGATGCGGTTTTTGAGAAAGAGGTTTTCACAAAAGGTATTAGTGAAGTACATCTGTACAATGAAAATCTGGCAAAAAGCATAAACAGCCTTACTGGCAAACGATTTTCGGGCTCTCCCGGCTGGCTTAATCCCAGCAATTCCAAGGGAATGATTTTAGATGAGATGGAAAAGCAATATCCGTATTCAATCATAACTTACAAAAGCAGACTGCATACCCAATCACGATCTCTCTGGTCAAATTATGCCATGGAAATCCAGGATGAAAATAATATTGAGATAAATATTAATGACTGTAAGCAACTGGGACTCAAGGAGGGAGATAATGTAAAACTGGTTTCTGAAAGTAATCCTGAAGGCATACAAGGGAAGGTTCAGCCCACATCTCTGATACGGCCGGGCTGTATTGCAGTGTCATTTCATTTTGGTCATAGCCAGTTTGGTGGAAGTATTTTGGAAGTAAAAAAAGGAGATAAAGTTTTTCAGGGAGGCAAATCTGTTATGAAAGGAAATTTTCTGATTTCAAACCCGGAATTTACAAAAGGTTTGAATTTTAATGATGTTGCCCTTCTGGACAAAAATATGAATCAGACTCCTATGGTAGATCTGGTGGGAGGTATTCCTGATTTCAGCAGTACAAGGGTTAAGATCATCAGGGAGACTTAAGCTCTATCGTGTTTTGCCCCTGCATTCCCCACAGGCAGGGGCAAAACACAAGTTTATACAGTGATTTTCAATTAGCCTTAATTTATAACAATTGCTGCAATGAACCGCCGGTTAAAATAATGGAAGTTTAAAACCGCCGATACCGGTATTTTTCTCAGCGCTTCCTGCCTGCATTCCGGTCAACTGGGACAACCTGTTTTCAATCTCGCTTTCCAGCCCTTCAAATCCTGCAAGACTTCCCTTTGCCTCCTGAACCGGACCTTTTACTTTATCCGATATACCTGCACGAAGTTTGTTTTGAAATAATGCAGCTTGTTCTTTTACTGCCGAGCCTATGGCGTTTTTAAGCAATCCGTCAAGGTTTGAAGATATATTAATTTTATAGTTATCCACAGGGCCTGTAATATCGGCTTTAATATCTATTTTTGATACTCCTTTTAAAGCGCTTGAAACGGCTTTTGCGTAGCCGGAGGACACATCACCTGATAACATATTAACATCGTTTAGGTTAAGTTTTACTGCTGCATCAATAATACCCTTTTTTAATATTGCTTCAAGATCCATGTCCGCATTGCCTTTTTCAAAAGTAAGCGGCAATGATGAACTTTTGGAAATGCTTGCTGCTTTTATTTTATAGTTCTTAAGCTTTAAATTAAATTTATCTGAAGGAAAATCGGGTTTAATACGGTTTACTGATCCGTCAAGTTTTACTGAATTAACACCTGAAAGTTTATCTCCGGCAAAATCAAAAGTAATAGGACGACCAAGTATTTTCTGATCGGAAGAAATGTCTTTTATTTTACCGGAAAATTCTCCCATTGGAAGATTTACGGAAACATTTGAAAGGCGTATAAGAAAATCAGGCATAGTTTCTTTTTCTGCCGGTGGTTTAACTTCTTTTGTCTTTTCTTTTTTATCGCCGTCTTTTTTATTAATAAACGGCTCAAGCCTTTGCTTCCAGTAAAGCCCCCTGTCAACCCATTGTTGAATTTCAGGGCCTATAAAATAACGGCTGATATTTGACAAGCCTGAAGCTGACAATCCATATTTTTCCGAAAGCCTGCGAATATCTTCCTGGGGAGCTTTTTCTAATGCTGAAATCTTCGACTTAAAATTTGAAAGAGTGGAGTTTAGCTCATTTTGTGATTTTTTCAGCACCTTAATTTCTTCATGTATGTCCTTATAAATAGACCGAGCTTCTCCTGTAGCACCAAGGATGCTTCCGATATCTTTTGTGTCTTTCATTTTTTTTAGAGCTTCGATGCGCTTTTTATATTCTTCTATCTTTTCCTTTCCGGCAATAGCTGCTATTTTTTTCTCCCATAAGCCTTTACTGTTTTCAATATCCGACTTTATCTCTTTCGCCAGCTCAAGCGTTTTCAGATTCTCTTTTGCAAGCACCTCATTGATATCAGGCATTTTAAGCGCAGGAAAACCTGGGGCCAACTCTTTTTCTTCTTTTTTAGCAACTTTAACCTGTTTTTTTGTAGCGCCGGATTTTGTACGCTTTGTATCAAAGCGAACATTATCTATGTTCAATTCATCTATAATAACTTTTTTGCGAAACAACCAAGTAGTGTCGACATTTGCTGAAATACGCCCAATCTCAACAGCATTTTTCATTGGCTCATAAGGATTTGTAACCTGTAGCCCGTTAAGGGTTAAACCCAATGGGAAAAGAGACAGATCAGCATTTTTTAACTCGACTTTTGCTCCCGCAGCCTCAGTACCCTTTGCTTCTACCATATATTCCACAAACAGATCGGCAAATACTGCCCACACTAAAAAAACAAATACTATCACAACGAAAAAAGCTATAAGTATCTTGCGTCCGAATCCTTTTTTCATACCTTCCCTCCTAACTGAAAAGTTTTGAAACTGGCTCAGGTAACATGTTTAATAAAAACAGCACCCAAGGGGCAGGCTTCAATGCAATCCCAGCATCCCATACACATATCCTGAAATATCATGGGTTGTTCGAAAACACCATCAATCTGTTTAATCACTTTGTGTGTGCATGCCGGTACAGCGGCACAACACCCTTCGTCCGGGTTACATATTTTTGGATTGCATATAGTATAATTAACTAAAGCAAATGATTTTTTAGGCTGCATAAACATTTATTGTATTCAAGGGGGCGTCCTTAAAGTCTCTTGTCAATTTTCTACAATTCGCACTCATAATCAAATTAAGTCATCATAAAGCTCCAAAGAATACCTGCACAGATGGCTGAACCGATTACACCGGAAGCATTGCACGCCATAGCATGCATAAGCAGATAATTACCAGGGTCCTCTTTTTGAGCCACCA
This genomic interval from Pseudomonadota bacterium contains the following:
- a CDS encoding 4Fe-4S dicluster domain-containing protein produces the protein MENRRAFIKNGLMVCLGASGVLFGTKAYSFPSAAGARWGMIIDSTRCTGCQSCMVACKLQNNTAQNEFNTKIKDTETGIWPDARISFKTTLCVHCSDPPCVKACKAGAAFMHESGLVLTDWNLCDGNGACIDACPYDARFHDNRFSDKTDKCDLCINRLAQGLSPACVENCSPGARIFGRFDKPEGEFGKYLKHIEKQMSKKSRKTSVIYHSMEKEGQGS
- a CDS encoding molybdopterin-dependent oxidoreductase → MSSKNDDNTKVISRRTLIKTGLAATAVLSCDTAIAESPKTIDPRELQKTPETRLSPNTKTVHSVCLACNARCGVRGVIQDGKLVNISGNPYHPYNMQFDPISYDTQLADALKISSPVCGKSLDTPGYIYNPYRILSPLKRFGPRGSKKFEPVSWDTLIREVSDGGRLFAHLGENRQVPGIKDLLSDEPIQSDDPSLGPKRNGLVFLTGRLQSGRKEFIDRFVKSSVGSKNRIGHTDICGLGFRMGNFALSGEKEVELKADPKNADYILVFGANIYEALQPGINTYGAIVARRQSGGKLSFSIVDPRATRASVHAKDWLPVKPGKDGALAMGIIRYMMEHDRVNKFYLSAPNETEVKKRGFGVLSNASHLVICDPTHPDDSAFLRMKHIDPSLGDVKGNEKVVFEENSRNTASAQYIRQANLDAEGVIKDYFGNSVRVKTAYRLLKEEAFAHSLSEYAKFSGVLKTQIQRVAHEFSSHGTRAAVTQYHGAGNYVNGTYAAYAIASLNALVGSVNMKGGYLKGGGGCGSPVKGIYDLKSFPNSVKNKGVAISREKAVYEKSAEYQSKKRATGSGYPAKRPWFAFTKGGLCVEALSGIDQQYPYPARVLFTYLFNPVYSIPGGYRFKETLADTDKVPLHISLDIAINESNIYADYIIPDLSFAEGHYGWLTPHAPGLSFTGIRSPMIEPINHKTPDGRPICTETLLIDLAKYMNLPGFGQGAIHGKDGKSYDLNRAEDFYLRAFANIADNAKIPKADQSEISYVESAYLLAKYKNILPEEQWHSVCHMLARGGVFKPYDAVFEKEVFTKGISEVHLYNENLAKSINSLTGKRFSGSPGWLNPSNSKGMILDEMEKQYPYSIITYKSRLHTQSRSLWSNYAMEIQDENNIEININDCKQLGLKEGDNVKLVSESNPEGIQGKVQPTSLIRPGCIAVSFHFGHSQFGGSILEVKKGDKVFQGGKSVMKGNFLISNPEFTKGLNFNDVALLDKNMNQTPMVDLVGGIPDFSSTRVKIIRET
- a CDS encoding 4Fe-4S binding protein, translating into MFMQPKKSFALVNYTICNPKICNPDEGCCAAVPACTHKVIKQIDGVFEQPMIFQDMCMGCWDCIEACPLGAVFIKHVT
- a CDS encoding TIGR03545 family protein; translated protein: MKKGFGRKILIAFFVVIVFVFLVWAVFADLFVEYMVEAKGTEAAGAKVELKNADLSLFPLGLTLNGLQVTNPYEPMKNAVEIGRISANVDTTWLFRKKVIIDELNIDNVRFDTKRTKSGATKKQVKVAKKEEKELAPGFPALKMPDINEVLAKENLKTLELAKEIKSDIENSKGLWEKKIAAIAGKEKIEEYKKRIEALKKMKDTKDIGSILGATGEARSIYKDIHEEIKVLKKSQNELNSTLSNFKSKISALEKAPQEDIRRLSEKYGLSASGLSNISRYFIGPEIQQWVDRGLYWKQRLEPFINKKDGDKKEKTKEVKPPAEKETMPDFLIRLSNVSVNLPMGEFSGKIKDISSDQKILGRPITFDFAGDKLSGVNSVKLDGSVNRIKPDFPSDKFNLKLKNYKIKAASISKSSSLPLTFEKGNADMDLEAILKKGIIDAAVKLNLNDVNMLSGDVSSGYAKAVSSALKGVSKIDIKADITGPVDNYKINISSNLDGLLKNAIGSAVKEQAALFQNKLRAGISDKVKGPVQEAKGSLAGFEGLESEIENRLSQLTGMQAGSAEKNTGIGGFKLPLF
- a CDS encoding transglutaminase-like domain-containing protein; amino-acid sequence: MKKFCAVLLFVFLLITLPAFAGIPSGNLTFTITPSITDGNKDVKLWAPYPMSDEFQTITNMKIAGNYQESAIYRDPVSEAVYLYAAWTKPVDKPLCVMSFHISQKDRKNANLKDSGKKYPELVLKYLESTDEIPANDPEMKKIAQKTIKGKKGTLEKAKAIYDWVVQNTFRDPDVKGCGLGLPHRTIEQCKGGGKCADISAVFVTLARAAGIPARDVYGLRLALPKDGDVTSSFHCWAEFYLPGTGWVMVDPADVRKMILVHKLELNDAMDWYKFFWGGDDLFRLVLENNSRGVSLYKAEQKISYFMYPAAQVDGKMLNYFDAAGFSYKVEYIGDK